In the SAR86 cluster bacterium genome, CTCTTGATTAGATTGATTAGGCTTCGAGCCGTGAACTATATGTTGATTAAAAAAGATTAGAGATCCCGCTGAGGCTATTAAATCAACTGCATCATCGATATCGAATGTATCTTGGTCCGTAAAAAACCCTCCTAATTGAGAATTATCAAATGTTCCAGGTAAACAACCTTTCTTATGACTACCTTTAATAACACTGAAACATCCATTTGATTCGTTAGCATCATCTAAACAGACATAAACATTAGGCAAAGTATCGACATCTTCACTATCATGAATCCAGTATGGTGAATCTTGATGCCAGCCAAACCCTGACCCAATTTTTGGTCTCTTAAGGTTCAGCTTATCCGTCCATAAACTAACTTCATCTAGAGACAAGATAGATCTTATTGGATCAGTTAATTTTCTATCTGCAATAATCTTTTCAAGATCTGAATTGAGAGAATGAGCTGGTTCGATAACTTTTAAGAAATTTTCATGAGGCTCTGGTTCAAATTGAAGAGTCAAGTAATCAATATCAACAAATCTCTTTGCATCTAAGAAATACTCTTTGCCCTCTCCGGCTATTGAGTGAGCTTTAGAAACAGTAGTCTCAAAGAAATTCCTGAAAATATCTATTTCAGTTGAAGAAAACTGATTTTCTCTAAGGATATAACCATCATTCTTATATTGAAGTTTCTCGTGATCTGATAGGAAATACGACACCTCGTTTCAAATCAACGCTATAGCCATCATTACCAGACAAACAATAGAGACTCCCCAAACAAGTGTTCTAAGATACAAAATACCAAACATATAAGTGAAGTAATAAAGCACCCTTGAGCCTAGCCAAAACATCGCTAGATTATAATTATCAATTTCCAAAACTATAGACAGAATGGCTAGTGCTAAAAATGCAGGTAAACTCTCTAAGATATTAGACCCTGCTCTTCTGGTTCGACCAACAACTGGGGCCTCTTCAACAGAACCTTCTCTATTTGAGATGAGAAAATCTAAGTTTTTGCTATTCAGTACTGCTGGAGTTAAAAGTTGAATTAAGGTTAGTAATAAAGAGAGAATAATTAATGTGATCATTGCAAATTTCCTGTGTTAATCTCCTGGAGAGATTAAACTAGATTCAGCTGATTTCAAAACATAATTTAGAGGTTACATGAGATTTCTGAGAAGAATTTTCACCATCAAAGAAGTGCCGTCTGTGAGTTGGAGTTCTGACTTTCCACTCAATACTAAGCCGAGATCTTATACAGTCATTATGTTGATTACTGGACTATTTTTCTTTGGTTTGGGTGAGGCAATTATCATAAGAAGCGGATCTGGCGTAAGTCCTTGGACTGTTTTGGCACAAGGTATTTCGACAAAGACTGATCTTTCTGTGGGTACAACAACTTTCCTAATAAGTATTACAATCCTTATCTTCTGGTTACCTCTTAAGCAAGTTCCTGGAATTGGAACGATTCTTAATGCAATTATTATTGCTTCTACTATAGACTTAACCTTGCCTTATCTGCCCCAACCAAATGATACTTACTTAAAGCTATTACAAGCATGCATGGGGATATTTGTTGTAGGTTTGGGAAGTGGAATCTACCTGATCAGTAATCTTGGACCCGGACCGAGAGATGGCTTGATGATAGGGCTACAAAAGCAGACTGGTACTTCAATACCGCTAATAAGAACCATTTTAGAATTGTCGGCTGTAATTTCGGGATGGTTCCTTGGCGGAGTTGTAGGCATTGGGACGGTTCTATTTGTTTTTGGTATTGGCCCTTGTGTAGGGATAGGACTCACACTTGTAGAAAAGATTTCAAAGAAACCTTAAATTAAAGACTTGAAAAGAAGGTTATTGTTCCTTCTAATGACCTAATAACTAATAGAGATACACATGAAAAGAACTGTAACCATACCAGCAACATTTATAAGTATAGCCTTAGGAGTCATTATTGCTCTAGCGGGCAGTCAAGGGTCAGAGCTCTACAACGGAGTAGCACTATTTGCTATATGTGCAAGTGTTAGCTATTTGCTGCACTGGATAATATTCATACCCTCTTATATTTATCAAACAGAACATTATTTTGATCTAACAGGTTCAATTTCTTATCTTAGTGCTATAGGTTTGGGTTTTTATCTCAATCCATCTATGGACCCTAGGGACTTACTCATTGGTGTTTTGATAGTGATTTGGGCTGTAAGACTTGGGACATTTCTTTTCTCAAGAGTTAAACAAGATGGGAAAGATGGAAGATTCACAATCATGAAAACTCAATTCCATTGGTACATCATGACTTGGACTTTGGGAGGTCTATGGGTCTTTCTAACAATGGCAGCAGGATTAGCTGCAATTACATCTAATGTAAATATTCCTCTTGGAGTCATGGCTTATCTGGGATTAGCTTTATGGATTCTAGGCTTTTCGATTGAGGTTATTGCTGATAAGCAAAAAAGGGATTTCAAGAAACAACAAAATAAAGAAAAAGAATATATAACTTCTGGTCTTTGGGCCTGGTCTAGACATCCCAACTATTTTGGAGAAATCACCTTATGGGCAGGACTGACTTTAATAGCACTTCCAGTATTGAGCGGGTGGCAGTTAGTCACCCTCATCTCTCCAATTTTTGTCTATGTTCTCTTAACAAGAATAAGCGGCATTCCGATGCTTGAAAATAGAGGAATGAAAAAATGGGGCTCTGATCCAGAATATATCGACTATTTGGAAAGGACGCCTTCATTGCTTCTAAAAAAACCCAATAAATAGTTTATTTCTCACATTGAAGCCCACCGATCTTTATTCCAACTTGATTGCAGATGGGCAACTAAGCTTTGATAAAGAGCAAAAAACTCTCCTTAACAAGCTAGATAAATTAAATGGGGCTCTAATAAAGCGCTCTAAGTCTTGGTTTAAACGTAAAAGTATAAAAGGGTTATACATCAGAGGAGAAGTCGGAAGAGGCAAAACTCAAATGATGGATATCTTCTTTGAAACTTTAGATTTGAAAAAGAAGAAAAGAATTCATTTCCATAGGTTTATGAAATTACTGCATGAAGATCTAGATGAGCTTTCAGGAAAGAAAGACCCACTTAAGATTGCAGCCGACAATATATCTAAAGATACTGAAGTGTTATGTTTTGATGAGTTTTATGTTGAGGATATTGGTGATGCTATGCTTCTTGGTAGATTCATTAACGAACTATTTGAAAAAAAAGTAACTCTAGTTACTACTTCTAATACTCATCCCGATAATCTTTATAAAGATGGTCTTCACAGAAGTAGATTCCTGCCTGCAATTGAATCAATCAAGAAAAATTGTGAGATTTACGAATTAGACTCTGCGCAAGATTATCGTCTTAGAACTCTAGAACAACTAGAAATATTTGTCATTGGGAAAAAAGAGGAAGGGGCAAGTGAACTTGAATCAAATTTTTCAGAACTTACAAATGATGACTATCTTGAAGGAGAAAATATTGAAGTTCTTGGAAGAAAGATTAAGACAATAAAGCTTTCACAAGGTTCCGTTTGGTTATCTTTCAGCGAGATTTGCGAAGGTCCCAGAAGTGCTAAGGATTACATTGAAATTTGCAGTGAATTTCATACTCTCTTTGTATCTGATGTTCCGGTCTTTCAATCATCTAATGATGATTCAGCACGAAGGTTTATCGCTTTAGTAGACGAATGTTACGAGAGAAATGTAAACCTAATCCTTTCTATGAAGACGGGATTAAGTGAATTGTATGCAGGAGAAAGGTTATCTGAACCTTTCAAGAGAACTATTAGTCGTCTTGAAGAAATGAGGTCAAGAGAGTATCTCTCGAGACCTCACATCATGTAATTAGACTGATTGAAGCATTTTTATTTCAGGCGCCCCTGCCATGAATGCACCCATTTTTGCACCAAGCTCTCTGAAATAATCAGTTTTCCCGTGAGCATCTTGTGCCTCTTGGTCTTTATATCTTTCAAGAAAAACATAAGTTGTGTCATCTTCTTTATATAAATCGTAATAGACCACACCATCTTCATTTGCATTCACTTTCTCAACCAATTGAGATGCTACGGCTTCGAAATCTGCTCCAGAACCTTCTTTAATTTTTAAAGTAGCAACTACTCCTATCATTTTTTTCTCCCTTATTTATAAATTAAATGTAGACTTTAGATAGTTTCAAAGAAATAATCGAGAACTTTTTTTAGCATGGAAAACTTACTTATTATTGGAGCGGGACAATCCGCTATCCAATGCATTTCGACTTTAAAGAAAGAAGGTTACTCTGGCTCAATCACTTTAGTTGGAGAAGAGGAACACCTTCCATATCAAAGACCGCCTTTGTCGAAAGGGTTTCTAGAAGATAGTCTCAACAAAGAAAGACTATATTTTAAGAAACTTGAATTTTTTAA is a window encoding:
- a CDS encoding antibiotic biosynthesis monooxygenase, whose protein sequence is MIGVVATLKIKEGSGADFEAVASQLVEKVNANEDGVVYYDLYKEDDTTYVFLERYKDQEAQDAHGKTDYFRELGAKMGAFMAGAPEIKMLQSV
- a CDS encoding MAPEG family protein; protein product: MITLIILSLLLTLIQLLTPAVLNSKNLDFLISNREGSVEEAPVVGRTRRAGSNILESLPAFLALAILSIVLEIDNYNLAMFWLGSRVLYYFTYMFGILYLRTLVWGVSIVCLVMMAIALI
- a CDS encoding DUF1295 domain-containing protein; this encodes MKRTVTIPATFISIALGVIIALAGSQGSELYNGVALFAICASVSYLLHWIIFIPSYIYQTEHYFDLTGSISYLSAIGLGFYLNPSMDPRDLLIGVLIVIWAVRLGTFLFSRVKQDGKDGRFTIMKTQFHWYIMTWTLGGLWVFLTMAAGLAAITSNVNIPLGVMAYLGLALWILGFSIEVIADKQKRDFKKQQNKEKEYITSGLWAWSRHPNYFGEITLWAGLTLIALPVLSGWQLVTLISPIFVYVLLTRISGIPMLENRGMKKWGSDPEYIDYLERTPSLLLKKPNK
- the zapE gene encoding cell division protein ZapE, producing MKPTDLYSNLIADGQLSFDKEQKTLLNKLDKLNGALIKRSKSWFKRKSIKGLYIRGEVGRGKTQMMDIFFETLDLKKKKRIHFHRFMKLLHEDLDELSGKKDPLKIAADNISKDTEVLCFDEFYVEDIGDAMLLGRFINELFEKKVTLVTTSNTHPDNLYKDGLHRSRFLPAIESIKKNCEIYELDSAQDYRLRTLEQLEIFVIGKKEEGASELESNFSELTNDDYLEGENIEVLGRKIKTIKLSQGSVWLSFSEICEGPRSAKDYIEICSEFHTLFVSDVPVFQSSNDDSARRFIALVDECYERNVNLILSMKTGLSELYAGERLSEPFKRTISRLEEMRSREYLSRPHIM
- a CDS encoding phytanoyl-CoA dioxygenase family protein; its protein translation is MSYFLSDHEKLQYKNDGYILRENQFSSTEIDIFRNFFETTVSKAHSIAGEGKEYFLDAKRFVDIDYLTLQFEPEPHENFLKVIEPAHSLNSDLEKIIADRKLTDPIRSILSLDEVSLWTDKLNLKRPKIGSGFGWHQDSPYWIHDSEDVDTLPNVYVCLDDANESNGCFSVIKGSHKKGCLPGTFDNSQLGGFFTDQDTFDIDDAVDLIASAGSLIFFNQHIVHGSKPNQSNQERRAYIVTYQPKNRAMLKSGEVKNI